From the Pseudorasbora parva isolate DD20220531a chromosome 2, ASM2467924v1, whole genome shotgun sequence genome, the window ATGTCCACGATAACCATGTTAGTGCTTGCTTTTACGCCGTTGTATCTGAATGTGTAATGGGGGAAATAAGTGGTTTAGTCAACAGATCAACACAGCTACCTTTTGCAGGAGTCAAACAAGAGCTGGTTTCAGGAAACCAAGCCAAAGATATCCTTACGTCACTGTGAAGTTCAACTTGAGATTGGCTCCAAGCCGTTGGCAGTCTCCCTTAACCGCCGCTTCAACACTCAGTGTCCTGGTGACTTTAACGGGTGTTGGGATGTTGTAGAAACATGCAATCTATAGTACGGAGAGCTTTTTAAGAAATCGGATTTGCACAAGACACAGGAGGTGAAGATACAGACCTGCACAGACACACAGTTGGATCCTGAGGCTTTAACACTATATTTGCCAGGAACGTTCTTCAGCGGTTTCTCCTGATACAGCAGCCTGTTGTCCCGATTCACGGTGAAACTATAAGAGTCTCCTCCTACCACTGACGACTGTACAGTAACGGTGCTGGAGCCGTCCAAACTAAACACTTGAGCAGCGTACACAGACAGGGCATGAAGAGCCACCACAGTGTCCTGAAAACAAGCACCAGATTAAAAACCCCACTCAATGAGCGTGCTCATGTTTGGTAGTCAGAGGCACCTGGGTCGAGGAGAAGCCTCCATAGGGATTCTGCTGGGTCACCAGCCAGTTGACAATGCGGTTAGCATAGCCCAGATTAGCCGTCGTGAGAGGCTGAACAGCGAGAACCGCTAGCAGCACGTAAGCGCTGATCTCAACCGCCAGAGTATCACCAGATGTCGTCTGGGACCAATGGAGCTTAGTGCCTTAGGAGGAGATGGAGGGGAGAAAGTTGATGGCAAAGGCGATAACCAATATCAAGAGGCTGGTGTAAATGTCACCTTCAGAAATGGCAAGGTTGTCCAAGGTAGTTAAAAGCTGAGATCGAGTGGTGGTCTCTCCAGCTAGACTGAAGGTGTAGGCCAGCAGAGCCGTGGCATAAGTGTTTCCCAGGTTCCCAATGACAGGCCTCAAGCAGGACAGAGCGTTGATAATGACGGGATCCTGAAATCAAAGCAAGCGTCAGACAGCAAGGTCACCTGCAAGGAACACATACAACTACGAGATGTTTTACCGTGGCAGGGACGCCTAATTCAAGCAATGATGCCACAACGTAGCCAGTCATGGTCACGTGGTCACCAACTCCCCCCTAAAAAACAAAAGATTTAGAACATACCAAGTCTATTGGTTAGAGCATTAAGAAACGTATAAGGCACCTTCATGTCACTGTGGTACAGAGTTCCCTGTTGCATGAAACAGCCATCTGAACGCTGCTTGCTGATCAACCAATCCTTTGCACTCTGCAGGACATTTGGATCAATGAAGATGAATTGCCTCGCTAGACCAAAAGACCTCAGGACAAAGGCAGTCAACCTGGCCGTGAAGAAGGTTGTGACAACCTGAACTTAAACCGAAAGTGCCATAACAGCTTATACACTCACAACAGTAGAACAGGAAGCAGCTCACCATGTATTGGATTCATCATAACCAAAGGTGCTGTATGAACCATCCTCGTGTCTGTAGTTCAGTTGTCCTTGATATCCTGATTAGGTCAAAAGCCACATGCAAATTGGTCAGGCAGTCTGATAGTCTAAGGGGAAGAGCAGGACTAAACCTTCTTGACATTTAGGCTCATACACATTTAAAGTGGATTGGTCGTCCATACCGATTTGAAGGTAGCCTGTGGCAGTCTCTCGAATGGCTGCGGTGAGTTGCCCAGTGACCTTCAGGTACAGCAGGACGTAAATATTGGGAGCAAGAATGATCATATTCTGTTCTCCACAGCCAGAAGGCATCTGTAACAACCCATCTAGATTCTTCAGTGCACGACCCATTATATCCCCTACAAGAGGAGAAGCATAAAGCCCACATCAGAATTAGCATTATTCAGCCAAACATAATGCATCACTTTCTACTCCATGAAATGCTTTACCAAGGACTGAAACGGAGCATCTGGCTGATCCCTCAATTACATTGCTCGGAAAAGTCACAGTCACGTCTTCAGAAAGAACGTTTCCTGTAGACCGAACAAAGGATCAGCGTTGAACACTAGGCAAATGTTTGGCTGTACAGGGAGAAATCATTGAGTGCAAACAAACCCTTTGGACACAGTAACCAACTCTGGGTGTTTGTCCTTTCAACTCCTCCAGGCTATAAAAAGCAATAAAACACCACGTCAGTAAAGCAGAATGAGTTCCATGATCAAATGCCTGAAGGCCGTTTTACACTTACCAGGACAAGTAGACTTCGAGTGACAACGTCAATGCGTCCTCTTGACGGCACGGTCACGGCCTCAGTGCCACATCGAGTCCGGGATGGCTCAGCTGAAGCATTGACCGTCACATTGACCGTTCCTGTGGTCACAGACAGGAAGTGAGCAACACAGTTCACTTCAAATTTAGAAACAGACGGTACAAAACTGACCGAGAACAGAAGCTGAGAGAACCCATTTGAAGGTCTTTCTCCCATTGGCACAAAGACAGGATGAGTACGGATCAGGATATTCTGTAAGAGTGAAGTTTGTGGATGAAGCTGGAGTCACTTTAACCTGCCAATGAAACGGAGCACATGAAGCAAAGATGGGACCTTCTCTATACATATCCATTATATAAAGGTAAATAAACCATGACAGACCATGATACACTTGGACAGATAGCTGAAGACCGTGGCCTTCAGATCAAAAGACTCCCCACGGACTATGGAGTACGGCAGGGAGAGCTCCAGGAAGAAGGGCTGGAAGACCGTCAGCAAAGCAGGAGGAGCCAGACCGAAACCTATTGAGGACAGGCAGAATGCCTCAGTCTCCCATGTGGTGATGGTGTCAGGAACAGTGAGAGCAACTTGTGTGGATCCAGTGGCTCTGAAGGACAGCCGAAGAGAAATAATGGGAATTAGGGAGTTTACTAATACGTACTCTAGAAGGAACGAGATCCTCCACTAACCCCACTTGAGCAAGCTGCCAGAACCACGTTTCTGGAAAGTAAGTCCTGATGGTCACATCAGAAGAGGAAGCGTCGCCTCCAGCACTTTCTGCTTCCAGAGGACCACGAAGATTCACCACTGAAAGGGACAAGCAATTTTACACCCATTTACTCCACGCACGCTTAGTACATTAGAATAGTTAGTCTGCAGACTATGCCAATATATAGAATAACTGCATTTATGGTTAAACACCCCACACAATTGGCTGTGATTCTCACTCAAATAACCTACTGTCTGGAAAGCGGGACAACAGCCGGCACGGAGGGGCTCGTACAGCAAGATTTGTTGCGATCTTCATTCCCAGGCTCTGTAATAGTAACAGTAGATTCAAAACAATTCAGAGTCATTGACTTCAAGTCTTATTCAGTGACTACGTGGTCATGAATGTTTTCTACCTTGAATGCTGTGTAGGCTTGATTTGTAGGAACAGTGTAGGGAGGATAAATCCTCCCTACAGCAACCTCAACAGCTCGACGGGGTCGAAAACCAAAACATGGTTCATCCTCAACGCTGTACGGGTAACCTGATAGTGAGCGCACTGGGAGCAAGTCAAACACCTGGGACCATGAAACAATTGCTTTCTGTTATTGCACTAAAGGCATTTTTggcaggttatgttcagagTTTATAATGTAAGGCGTTAAAGGTACAACACTGCTATAATCATAACAGCCCTATAACAGCATGGGTTTGTCTAATTGACTCGTCAGCATTACGCAAATTGTAAAGCTGAACCGTCAATCAAGCTCAAGGATTAAGAGCAACTGCACATGGATACCATTTCAGCACTCAGGCGTCTTCCTGGCTCCAAGATCCGGACGCTCTGATCTACAGCACTAAGGCCACACAGAGATCCTGCTTGAGCAGAGACCGTCAAAACATTTCCCTCAGCAGGAACGGCTGTAGCAGGAGAGAACTGTAGAGACACCTGAAACAAGTACAAACACGCTGTAGGGTACATCACCATTCCCCACATAAAGCCAAAAGGATGCTAGTGCACATCATACCTGGTTTTGGAAACACCTTTCTGTCTCAAGAGACACAGTAGCTGCAACTACATTCTCACTGGGAAGAACGCAGTAGACCAGAATCTGCACTGCTGGAGCCATAGCGACACTGACAGACAGTTGGAACGACACAGAGCCACTCGTGACGGTATCAGAAGCGCTCACTTTGACTGTCTGAAATCCATGGAGGACAATCACTCCTCTGGACAGGACCTGACAAGAGACAAACAGGTACATGACCCCTTACACAGCACCAcctcaaaaaaaacaacaattactATTTTGAAATTAAACAGCTTTAAGTCCAAGTATTACATATTGGGTGAATACAGAGATCGGAATAGCTGTTTGAAACATTTAAACACGGTTCAATAGTTCCAGTTTGCTTCGCTTGAGGGTCACCAGGGATAAGAGTGACCCTGGGAATTGCAATGCGCTGCTCGTGCATGTTAGGTTTGTTTACAGCAGGGTGCGTTCCTTTGACGCAGCAAACAGCGGTATTGCGCACGTTAAATTGTTGAGGGGTAAAGTACCGTTTCAGCCGAAGAGTTCTAAAAATCAGAAGTCATAAGTCACAGGACTTTGAAGTGCCCACAATAACAATATCATGCCGGTTAGTTATCGTATTATAACGGCAAAGCTAACCACAACTGATGTGCACTCACCATATAGACGATATCAGCGCTGTAGTCACCAGTCTCTCCAACAAAAGAATACTTCACCGTCACTGGAAACACAGCACCACATTTGAGCGGCTGCTCGAGCTTCACTATAGCCAGTTCACTAAATGATGGGCTCTCAGGAGAAGCGGTTCGGAGAAGTCGAACAACCCTTGTATCTGTAGTGAAGTATGGGGATTTGTAACCATAAccaaccactggagtcacactCACCTGGGGAAACAGTGAATGGAATTGGTTTCTTGCAAGAGTGAGTGGTCTACAGTCACAAAATATAAAGAGCAAATCGTACCACCAGATTGAGATCAGCTTTAGGAAGATTGGCAGTGTTGAGGGAGATCGTGGCCAGTCCGTTCTGGTTTGTGGTCAGATTCAGCAGCAGTTTGTTTGGCCAGCTGGTAGCATCCAGGAGATACACAGCTTTACTTGCAATTGGGGTCCCATCGAAACGAGACACGGATATCTGGTAGAAATGACCAAGGTTAGGAAGGGGAACCAATTTAAAGGCTTCTGCAACCAGGGAGACATTTACCTTTCCATTAATTGTTAATCCAGGTTCAAAATAATCTGGGAGGTCCACAAAGGCGACCTTGCCAACTTCAAATGTAATGGACACCATTGCAGATTTTGACACCACTACATCTGGAAAGcgagaaaacaaataaataaagtcaaCTCCCTCCATACACAGCCATTGGTTCAGATCAGCCAATAGCTCACCTGTTCCCTCCTCAGTGACAGTCACATTTACAAGTAGTGTGTCTTGCATATAATTTTCAAGCGCATTGCCAAAAAACACTGATGTGTCGACAACAAGGACAGCACAGCCTGTAGCATTCATCTGGTAGCAGAACAAAGGAGGTCAAATTAAAGACAAGCAGAAGAAAACCCTCCATTGTAAGGCAGGAGTCAAACCTGTGCAGTTTTATTCAGGCAACGGCGGGTAACGCCAGGCACCGCAACATATGAAAATGGCTCACGGCACACTTCCACCAGCACTTGACCAGGTACAGGTTGGCCATACGTGTATCTGGGAAACGTCACAAGTAACATCAAGAATTGACCATCCGCAAGATAAGAAAATACAAGCCTTACTCACTTGGCACAAGCCTCAACTTTCAGTCCCACAGCGGCAACGCTGTACGTCTGTGGGGTGTTTACGGTAACGTCAAACTTGGGCAAAACTAAAGCAGGAAACAAACTTGCCCAGATTAGGAGCCCAGATCTGTCGTTGAACTGCTGTTGTACATTATAGGAACAAGGACTTACCGTATTTTTTCACCTCAAAAACATGGGAGATCATTCGGTCACCAATAAAAGCCGTTATTGTATACATCCCTATCTGAGCCTCTGGGTTTAACTTGTGAGAAAGCTGCAAGATCCACCCCGTTGAGGAAACGTTTGTCCACTGGCCAATCCGGTTATTACGATTGTCCTATTAAAACAACTAACAGatcagaggaaaaaaaaaaactacaaaaaaaagaaaagaaaaagacacCCATTCAAGAAAAACATCAGCTCCGTTCAAAGACTTGCACTGGAGCAAATTCTTACCTCCACTGCCACCAGATTGTACTGAAAGACACAAATACAGGAATATTAGGCATTCAAGAGAATGACGCAGTAGTCAAACGGTGCACATAATTTGCCGTTTGATTTTGGTCAGGCCTTACCATCTGATCAAGAGGCACAAGTTTGGCATCCATGGTGACAACTCTGAAATTCACTGCAAAAACAGCAATGAACGCTCACATAAGTAGCATAATACCGATGATCAGAACTTGTGTAACTGGATTCTCTACAGCTCTAATATTCAACCATGGGTCATGCACTGCTCACCCGTTTGTCCTGGATTGTAGATGGGTTTGTCTGTTTGGATGAAGGTCAAAGGCATGTAACGTCTGAACATGACTTTCCTCTCTTCGGTCGCTCTGAAGACACTCCCTTGAACTTCCACCTTCAGCTtctgcacagattctccaacTACTCGAGGAGCCTGCAGAGAAACTCAGTTAACACACAACAAACCAGAcaagggagagaaaaaaaaaaaaaaaaaaaaaaaacagacgtCGCATGACAACAGACCTGGAAACTAAAGCAGCGATGAAATGGCTTAGAAGAAACCTGCTGCACAAGTTGAGTCGTGCCGTTTTTGTCATCGAGCAGAGAAACGGTCATCGTGAGACTCTCTTGTGGTTTCAGAAGACTTGCACACAATTTGGCATCAGATCCAGACTCAGTCACTGCAGGGAACATCACCATAAATAATCTGTGAAAACAtgaggaaaaagaaaaaaggaaaggGAATCAGTTGTCGGATTTGGTTGGGGACTTGTGGAAAAACCACAGACATTGCAACACTGGTCTGCCATCAGAAAGCCTTGGTTTCCCATCATAACATTAGGCCACTTCCATTCACTTCAAAGCCCATGGTACTTACGGCCTTTTCTGGCCATGAACAGCAAAGAGGAAAAGGGCTAAGATAAGCCCTTTCCAAACACAAATCTCCCTCACAGCCATGAAGAGGTATCATCCAAGAC encodes:
- the LOC137090869 gene encoding alpha-2-macroglobulin-P-like; the protein is MAVREICVWKGLILALFLFAVHGQKRPLFMVMFPAVTESGSDAKLCASLLKPQESLTMTVSLLDDKNGTTQLVQQVSSKPFHRCFSFQAPRVVGESVQKLKVEVQGSVFRATEERKVMFRRYMPLTFIQTDKPIYNPGQTVNFRVVTMDAKLVPLDQMYNLVAVEDNRNNRIGQWTNVSSTGWILQLSHKLNPEAQIGMYTITAFIGDRMISHVFEVKKYVLPKFDVTVNTPQTYSVAAVGLKVEACAKYTYGQPVPGQVLVEVCREPFSYVAVPGVTRRCLNKTAQMNATGCAVLVVDTSVFFGNALENYMQDTLLVNVTVTEEGTDVVVSKSAMVSITFEVGKVAFVDLPDYFEPGLTINGKISVSRFDGTPIASKAVYLLDATSWPNKLLLNLTTNQNGLATISLNTANLPKADLNLVVSVTPVVGYGYKSPYFTTDTRVVRLLRTASPESPSFSELAIVKLEQPLKCGAVFPVTVKYSFVGETGDYSADIVYMVLSRGVIVLHGFQTVKVSASDTVTSGSVSFQLSVSVAMAPAVQILVYCVLPSENVVAATVSLETERCFQNQVSLQFSPATAVPAEGNVLTVSAQAGSLCGLSAVDQSVRILEPGRRLSAEMVFDLLPVRSLSGYPYSVEDEPCFGFRPRRAVEVAVGRIYPPYTVPTNQAYTAFKSLGMKIATNLAVRAPPCRLLSRFPDMVNLRGPLEAESAGGDASSSDVTIRTYFPETWFWQLAQVGATGSTQVALTVPDTITTWETEAFCLSSIGFGLAPPALLTVFQPFFLELSLPYSIVRGESFDLKATVFSYLSKCIMVKVTPASSTNFTLTEYPDPYSSCLCANGRKTFKWVLSASVLGTVNVTVNASAEPSRTRCGTEAVTVPSRGRIDVVTRSLLVLPGGVERTNTQSWLLCPKGNVLSEDVTVTFPSNVIEGSARCSVSVLGDIMGRALKNLDGLLQMPSGCGEQNMIILAPNIYVLLYLKVTGQLTAAIRETATGYLQIGYQGQLNYRHEDGSYSTFGYDESNTWLTAFVLRSFGLARQFIFIDPNVLQSAKDWLISKQRSDGCFMQQGTLYHSDMKGGVGDHVTMTGYVVASLLELGVPATDPVIINALSCLRPVIGNLGNTYATALLAYTFSLAGETTTRSQLLTTLDNLAISEGTKLHWSQTTSGDTLAVEISAYVLLAVLAVQPLTTANLGYANRIVNWLVTQQNPYGGFSSTQDTVVALHALSVYAAQVFSLDGSSTVTVQSSVVGGDSYSFTVNRDNRLLYQEKPLKNVPGKYSVKASGSNCVSVQIACFYNIPTPVKVTRTLSVEAAVKGDCQRLGANLKLNFTVTYNGVKASTNMVIVDIKLLSGFTADTSPLGSPPQSFAPLVERVDADDDHVLVYLKEVPKGVPMSYTLRLKQVLAVKNLKPAVINIYDYYQPSDAFETTYTSPCPRFDSVLAARHDSNK